A genomic segment from Panthera tigris isolate Pti1 chromosome A1, P.tigris_Pti1_mat1.1, whole genome shotgun sequence encodes:
- the PELO gene encoding protein pelota homolog, giving the protein MKLVRKDIEKDNAGQVTLVPEEPEDMWHTYNLVQVGDSLRASTIRKVQTESSTGSVGSNRVRTTLTLCVEAIDFDSQACQLRVKGTNIQENEYVKMGAYHTIELEPNRQFTLAKKQWDSVVLERIEQACDPAWSADVAAVVMQEGLAHICLVTPSMTLTRAKVEVNIPRKRKGNCSQHDRALERFYEQVVQGIQRHINFDVVKCILVASPGFVREQFCDYMFQQAVKTDNKVLLENRSKFLQVHASSGHKYSLKEALCDPSVASRLSDTKAAGEVKALDDFYKMLQHEPDRAFYGLKQVEKANEAMAIDTLLISDELFRHQDVATRSRYVKLVDSVKENAGTVRIFSSLHVSGEQLSQLTGVAAILRFPVPELSDQEDDSSSEED; this is encoded by the exons ATGAAGCTCGTGAGGAAGGACATTGAGAAAGACAATGCGGGCCAGGTGACCCTGGTCCCCGAAGAACCTGAGGACATGTGGCACACCTACAATCTAGTGCAGGTGGGCGACAGCTTGCGTGCCTCCACCATCCGCAAGGTACAGACTGAGTCTTCCACGGGCAGCGTAGGAAGCAACCGGGTCCGCACTACTCTCACTCTCTGCGTGGAGGCCATCGATTTTGACTCTCAAGCCTGCCAGCTGCGGGTTAAGGGGACCAACATCCAAGAGAATGAGTATGTCAAGATGGGGGCTTACCACACCATCGAGCTGGAGCCCAACCGCCAGTTCACGCTGGCCAAGAAACAGTGGGACAGTGTGGTTCTGGAGCGCATCGAGCAGGCCTGTGACCCAGCCTGGAGCGCAGATGTGGCGGCTGTGGTCATGCAGGAAGGCCTCGCCCATATCTGCTTAGTCACTCCCAGCATGACCCTCACTCGGGCCAAGGTGGAGGTGAACATCCCTAGGAAACGGAAAGGCAACTGTTCCCAGCATGACCGGGCCTTGGAGCGATTCTACGAACAGGTGGTCCAGGGTATCCAGCGCCACATAAACTTTGATGTTGTGAAGTGCATCCTGGTGGCCAGCCCAGGATTCGTCAGGGAGCAGTTCTGCGACTACATGTTTCAACAAGCAGTGAAGACCGACAACAAAGTGCTCCTGGAAAACCGGTCCAAATTCCTTCAG GTACATGCCTCCTCTGGACACAAGTACTCCCTGAAAGAGGCCCTTTGTGACCCTTCTGTAGCTAGCCGCCTTTCAGACACTAAAGCCGCTGGGGAAGTAAAGGCTTTGGATGACTTCTATAAAATGTTACAACATGAACCTGACCGAGCTTTTTATGGACTCAAGCAGGTAGAGAAGGCCAATGAGGCTATGGCAATCGACACATTGCTCATCAGTGATGAGCTTTTCAGGCACCAGGATGTAGCCACACGGAGCCGATATGTGAAGCTGGTGGACAGTGTGAAAGAGAATGCGGGCACTGTTAGGATATTCTCTAGTCTTCATGTATCTGGAGaacagctcagtcagttgactggaGTGGCTGCCATTCTCCGCTTCCCTGTCCCTGAACTCTCTGACCAAGAGGATGATTCCAGTTCTGAGGAAGATTAA